Proteins from a genomic interval of Thermodesulfobacteriota bacterium:
- a CDS encoding KpsF/GutQ family sugar-phosphate isomerase → MVIKQAKEVLRIEAEAIENLINRIDKNFVKAVDILYSSKGRAVVTGVGKSGIIGRKIAATLTSTGTPALFLHPVEGMHGDLGIVMKEDVVIAISNSGETEEINSIIPIVKRIGASLIAFTGNVESTLARKSDVTIDIGVEREACPLGLAPTASTTATLAMGDALAVALLNKRSFQKVDFHRIHPGGSLSKRLMLRIRDVMLTGEDIPVVHEEQSMKEALEEITRKDIGLTLVVNHKEMLTGIITDGDLRRLIQNNDNLLEIPVKEVMTLNPRIIDEDKLAGEAIEEMERHRITSLAIIDDARRIKGIVHLHDLLGKGEFKFRS, encoded by the coding sequence ATGGTTATCAAGCAGGCTAAAGAGGTCCTCCGGATAGAGGCAGAAGCCATAGAAAATCTCATCAACCGTATAGATAAGAATTTTGTCAAGGCGGTAGATATTCTTTACTCCAGCAAGGGACGGGCTGTAGTAACCGGCGTCGGTAAATCAGGGATCATAGGAAGAAAGATTGCTGCCACCCTTACCAGTACCGGGACACCGGCATTATTTCTTCATCCTGTGGAAGGTATGCATGGGGATTTGGGCATAGTTATGAAGGAGGATGTGGTCATTGCAATATCCAACAGTGGAGAAACCGAGGAAATAAATTCCATAATCCCCATAGTAAAAAGGATAGGTGCCAGTTTGATTGCATTTACAGGAAATGTAGAGTCTACATTGGCAAGGAAGAGCGACGTGACTATAGATATAGGGGTTGAAAGAGAGGCGTGTCCTCTCGGCTTAGCTCCAACTGCGAGCACCACTGCCACTCTGGCTATGGGAGATGCCCTGGCAGTAGCTCTCTTGAACAAAAGATCGTTTCAGAAGGTAGACTTTCACAGAATCCATCCCGGGGGAAGTCTGAGTAAGAGACTGATGTTAAGGATAAGGGATGTTATGTTGACAGGCGAAGATATCCCTGTTGTACACGAAGAACAGTCAATGAAGGAAGCCCTGGAGGAGATAACCAGGAAGGACATTGGTCTTACACTGGTAGTAAATCATAAGGAGATGCTGACAGGGATAATCACTGACGGTGACCTGCGCCGGTTAATCCAGAATAATGATAATCTCCTTGAAATACCTGTTAAAGAGGTCATGACCCTTAATCCAAGAATCATAGATGAAGATAAACTGGCTGGAGAGGCAATAGAAGAGATGGAGAGGCACAGGATTACCTCTCTTGCGATTATAGATGATGCAAGGAGGATTAAAGGGATAGTCCATCTCCATGACCTTCTGGGAAAGGGAGAGTTTAAATTCCGATCCTAA
- a CDS encoding lysophospholipid acyltransferase family protein: MAEKRIVKIKKMIFRKIGWYLMLAFLFVLRVLPLKYLYIFGEKTSRLAFFFLKRRKSITMSNLRLALGEEKSEGEILEIYKSTIGNIGKGGVELLAYPKFHDGYLNKMISIEGRENLDEALRLGRGVLILSAHFGNFSFLVIRLAQLGYPLSAITRYPRNEGFARYLDNLARMTGVGMIPDKPPRICVERSLKCLKENRILFLLTDLNVISGGIYVDFFGRMVPTFKGPVVMAMRTKASILPAFILREDGNRHRIVIDPPVDLELTGDKDKDIFTNLSRLSKIVESYIRKYPDQWWWIHQRWRKAIPQEHL, encoded by the coding sequence ATGGCAGAAAAAAGGATTGTGAAGATAAAAAAAATGATTTTTCGTAAAATAGGCTGGTATCTTATGCTGGCATTTCTATTTGTTCTGAGGGTTCTGCCCCTGAAGTATCTTTATATCTTTGGTGAAAAGACGAGCAGATTAGCCTTTTTCTTTTTAAAAAGACGAAAAAGTATCACAATGAGTAATCTCAGACTTGCCTTAGGAGAAGAAAAAAGTGAAGGAGAAATTCTCGAAATATACAAGTCCACCATTGGAAATATAGGGAAGGGCGGAGTAGAACTGCTTGCCTATCCCAAGTTCCATGATGGATATTTGAATAAGATGATAAGCATTGAAGGAAGAGAAAACCTGGATGAGGCATTAAGATTAGGCAGAGGGGTCCTTATTCTCAGTGCTCATTTTGGGAATTTTTCGTTTTTAGTAATCAGGCTTGCCCAACTGGGATATCCTCTATCCGCCATTACCAGATACCCCCGGAATGAAGGATTTGCCCGATACCTTGACAATCTGGCGAGAATGACAGGGGTCGGGATGATTCCCGATAAACCACCCAGAATCTGCGTAGAACGATCCCTGAAATGCCTAAAAGAAAACAGGATACTCTTTCTTCTGACAGATTTGAATGTAATCTCGGGTGGCATCTATGTAGACTTCTTTGGACGTATGGTTCCTACCTTCAAAGGGCCTGTGGTTATGGCAATGAGGACAAAGGCTTCTATCCTCCCTGCCTTTATCCTTAGAGAGGATGGAAACAGGCACAGAATAGTAATAGATCCTCCTGTAGACCTGGAGTTAACAGGCGATAAGGATAAAGACATATTTACAAATCTGTCCAGATTATCAAAGATTGTAGAATCATATATTCGGAAATACCCGGATCAGTGGTGGTGGATACATCAGAGGTGGAGAAAGGCAATACCTCAAGAGCATCTATAA
- a CDS encoding dihydrodipicolinate synthase family protein, translating to MPTLPPRGLIGAMVTPLNNDCNIDKPGIKSLLDYTIESLHAILIGAGDIGEGFVLSNHKRVELIKTGMEMVNGRIPLFLNITGGTEDLTGENITHVERIKEELDYSGDIFLFDCPLWYHSNKDLPRLYVEFGRLTPLPFVLYNNPYLIIELKAHLKRKNIRTNVLKKLSKNEQIVGIMHVGELRRAMNYARAVRDRRDFRIYDGNELDFLGNPSLDGVVAKGANILPREWKDITESSINPKEMLKDDPIYYTDLWKAGQMLKSLHEAYMPNPPAIIKLALKLMGKIGSSVVVEGTPAATPEQESKICSLLAEYKLI from the coding sequence ATGCCTACCTTACCACCCAGGGGGCTGATTGGTGCCATGGTGACACCCCTGAATAATGATTGTAATATAGACAAACCTGGCATTAAAAGCTTGCTGGATTATACAATAGAGAGTCTCCATGCGATCCTTATCGGAGCAGGAGATATAGGAGAAGGGTTTGTCCTCAGTAACCATAAGAGAGTAGAACTGATAAAGACGGGGATGGAGATGGTTAATGGAAGGATACCCCTTTTCCTGAACATCACCGGAGGCACAGAGGACCTGACAGGAGAAAATATTACCCATGTGGAGAGAATTAAAGAAGAGCTTGATTACAGTGGGGATATATTTCTTTTCGATTGTCCTTTATGGTACCATAGCAATAAGGACCTGCCGCGCCTCTATGTTGAATTTGGCAGACTCACTCCGCTTCCATTCGTCCTGTATAACAATCCTTATTTGATTATAGAACTCAAAGCGCACCTGAAGAGAAAGAATATAAGAACAAACGTATTAAAGAAACTATCTAAGAATGAACAGATAGTTGGTATCATGCACGTAGGGGAACTCAGGAGGGCGATGAATTACGCCAGAGCTGTAAGAGACAGAAGAGATTTCAGAATATATGACGGTAATGAGCTCGACTTCCTGGGTAATCCCAGTTTGGATGGAGTAGTGGCGAAGGGGGCTAATATATTGCCCAGGGAATGGAAAGATATAACAGAATCCTCTATAAATCCAAAAGAGATGCTCAAGGACGACCCAATATATTATACCGACCTCTGGAAGGCAGGACAGATGCTAAAGTCCCTTCACGAGGCATACATGCCAAACCCTCCAGCGATAATCAAGCTTGCATTAAAATTGATGGGCAAGATTGGAAGCAGTGTAGTAGTTGAAGGTACCCCTGCTGCCACACCGGAGCAGGAATCAAAGATTTGCAGTTTACTGGCAGAATACAAACTCATATAG